In a genomic window of Feifania hominis:
- the holA gene encoding DNA polymerase III subunit delta — MYKSQRELKKDAVRAFLKDCKEGRFDGAYVFSGEEDYLKEHYFGLFKKYFLGPGDDQFALTVFDDMSFVLEDFLDELDNVSFAMSNRILLLKDVDTRKLKGEPRKQLLDALAAVPQGTAVVFYYDSAYLAGDDAARRARQSEITALGKSARLLEFSRQDARELVGWIRRHFEAEGKRIDDQTANYLILVTDADMVALNNEIEKLALYVEGPDVSREDIDEVASRSTGVNIFEITDCILSRNYDRTLRLLTACRLNREEPTVILYHIGVMFSELLYVALAAARGITSVDTVAADFGVKANRKFILRRYFNAVSTLNVDFLKQCIGLISEADRNLKKSRLNKWTELEMLIARMISAQIRK, encoded by the coding sequence ATGTACAAGAGCCAAAGGGAACTCAAAAAGGACGCTGTGCGCGCCTTTCTCAAGGACTGTAAGGAGGGCCGCTTCGACGGAGCCTATGTCTTCTCCGGCGAGGAGGACTATCTCAAGGAGCACTATTTCGGGCTCTTCAAAAAGTACTTTCTCGGCCCGGGGGACGACCAGTTTGCCCTGACGGTCTTTGACGACATGAGCTTTGTGCTCGAGGATTTTCTCGATGAACTCGACAACGTCTCCTTTGCGATGAGCAACCGCATTCTTCTGCTGAAAGATGTTGACACCCGCAAGCTCAAGGGGGAGCCGAGAAAGCAGCTGCTCGATGCGCTCGCCGCAGTGCCGCAGGGCACGGCCGTCGTGTTCTACTACGACAGTGCCTACCTTGCAGGCGACGACGCGGCCCGCCGCGCCCGCCAGAGTGAGATCACAGCGCTCGGCAAGAGCGCAAGGCTGCTCGAGTTCTCGCGGCAGGATGCCCGTGAGCTCGTCGGATGGATTCGCCGCCACTTTGAGGCCGAGGGCAAGCGCATCGACGATCAGACGGCGAACTATCTGATTCTCGTGACCGACGCCGACATGGTCGCGCTCAACAACGAGATTGAGAAGCTCGCGCTCTATGTCGAGGGACCTGACGTCAGCCGGGAGGACATCGACGAGGTGGCCTCGCGCTCGACAGGGGTCAACATCTTTGAGATCACCGACTGCATCCTGAGCCGTAACTATGACAGGACACTGCGGCTGCTGACGGCCTGCCGGCTCAACCGCGAGGAACCGACCGTGATTCTCTATCACATCGGCGTGATGTTCTCCGAGCTTTTGTATGTGGCGCTCGCCGCGGCGCGGGGTATCACGAGTGTCGACACGGTCGCAGCCGACTTCGGCGTGAAAGCAAACCGCAAGTTCATTCTGCGCCGGTACTTCAACGCGGTGTCGACGCTCAATGTGGACTTTTTGAAACAGTGCATCGGCCTCATCAGCGAGGCCGACCGGAATCTGAAGAAAAGCAGGCTCAACAAATGGACGGAACTCGAAATGCTGATCGCGCGCATGATCAGCGCGCAAATCAGAAAATAG
- a CDS encoding DNA internalization-related competence protein ComEC/Rec2: protein MKRILAGMLFCYIASLFALSQLPLRAALILLLAGVLAAAAYAYARRQWKTAFWVLGIVAAAAQFFVYTALVYTPAADLADERHTYVAEISDLPYEGDGFRIEQVRLIEADGEKIFGGPKAGLFYEGDKPLQIGDRVIFTATLKLYETPIVGFDSYAYNRAKGLYLRGSIKDGALTVEQPQRRPLYYHLRAANRSARAGLARYLDGETLGLASGVLLGDKQGLRDATILSFRRAGLSHIMAVSGMHMAFLVSLLTALLGALRLGPRKKAVLVSVGVIAFMLLTGCTPSATRSALMVLIAQGAVLCYREADTLTSLAAAVAAILVVNPYAAGDVGLQLSFTATLGIVLWATRLSGVFRRPIERSRLPKPAVRLLGGAAAVVATSLSATAATVPVLAVQFGTISLAAPLSNLLVVFAVSVLFFLSIILAAVSPVAFLGRLVALPVTEVANYILTVTKAVAKLPFASIDVHWAWFWLALAGIAVLTGGYFWFRSRESKTRRKSAGRVRFYPVLIAGALLVVIGYGTAPAGVASPELPAAKSDILTYAMVNVGQGDATLLARDGRAVLLDCGSDDWSMPSEQVDAYLRAAGIHSVDAAVLTHFHKDHANGLDEMIELYRIPVVYLPYLAPGNSYYEDIAASAQAVGCELRVVEQDMSVTLWDDLVLTIYADQIDRDDENSGLVILADYHDSEILITGDAEQGDERALVDLGAALDADVIKVGHHGSNTSSTAEFLMEVTPSIALISVGPDNSYGHPHEEVLARYGRFADALYRTDEQGDITLMTAGDGVFAVALGGN, encoded by the coding sequence GTGAAACGGATCCTGGCGGGAATGCTCTTCTGTTACATTGCGTCGCTCTTTGCCCTCTCGCAGCTGCCGCTGCGCGCCGCACTCATCCTGCTGCTCGCGGGCGTGCTGGCGGCGGCCGCCTACGCCTATGCCCGCCGCCAGTGGAAGACGGCGTTTTGGGTGCTCGGCATAGTGGCTGCAGCGGCGCAGTTTTTCGTCTACACCGCGCTTGTCTACACACCGGCGGCCGATCTCGCAGACGAGCGGCACACCTATGTCGCCGAGATTTCCGATCTTCCCTACGAGGGCGACGGCTTTCGCATCGAGCAGGTCCGCCTGATCGAGGCGGACGGGGAAAAGATCTTCGGCGGGCCGAAAGCGGGGCTCTTCTATGAGGGGGACAAACCGCTGCAAATAGGTGACCGAGTGATCTTTACCGCAACCCTCAAGCTCTATGAGACGCCGATCGTCGGCTTTGACAGCTACGCCTACAACCGCGCGAAAGGTCTCTATCTGAGAGGCTCAATAAAAGACGGCGCGCTCACGGTGGAGCAGCCGCAGCGCCGGCCGCTCTACTACCATCTGCGCGCGGCCAACCGCTCTGCGAGAGCGGGGCTTGCGCGCTATCTCGACGGTGAGACGCTCGGGCTTGCGTCGGGTGTGCTGCTCGGGGACAAGCAGGGACTTCGCGACGCGACCATTCTCAGTTTTCGCCGCGCAGGCCTCTCCCATATCATGGCGGTCTCCGGTATGCACATGGCCTTTCTGGTTTCGCTTCTCACGGCGCTGCTGGGCGCGCTGCGGCTCGGGCCGAGAAAAAAGGCCGTTCTGGTATCGGTCGGTGTGATCGCCTTTATGCTTCTGACCGGCTGTACGCCGTCGGCAACCCGCTCCGCGCTCATGGTTCTCATTGCGCAGGGGGCGGTGCTCTGCTACCGCGAGGCTGACACGCTGACCTCCCTTGCCGCAGCGGTTGCGGCCATTCTGGTGGTCAATCCCTATGCTGCGGGCGACGTGGGGCTGCAGCTGAGCTTCACGGCGACGCTCGGAATCGTACTCTGGGCGACACGGCTTTCAGGTGTGTTTCGGCGGCCGATCGAGCGCAGCCGTCTGCCGAAACCGGCTGTCCGTCTGCTCGGCGGCGCGGCTGCTGTGGTTGCGACATCACTTTCAGCGACGGCGGCCACCGTGCCGGTACTCGCCGTTCAGTTCGGTACCATTTCACTGGCGGCGCCGCTGTCCAATCTGCTTGTCGTGTTTGCGGTGTCGGTGTTGTTTTTCCTGAGCATCATTCTCGCGGCGGTCTCACCCGTCGCCTTTCTGGGGAGGCTGGTGGCCTTGCCGGTTACGGAAGTTGCCAATTACATACTGACAGTGACAAAGGCTGTGGCGAAGCTGCCTTTCGCGAGCATCGACGTCCACTGGGCGTGGTTCTGGCTGGCGCTCGCGGGCATTGCGGTACTGACCGGCGGCTACTTCTGGTTTCGCAGCCGGGAGAGCAAAACACGCCGAAAGTCCGCAGGGCGTGTGCGCTTCTACCCGGTTCTCATCGCGGGTGCTCTGCTGGTGGTGATCGGCTATGGCACGGCGCCCGCCGGCGTTGCGTCGCCGGAGCTTCCGGCCGCAAAGAGTGACATTCTCACCTATGCAATGGTCAACGTCGGCCAGGGCGACGCGACGCTTCTCGCACGGGACGGCCGGGCCGTGTTGCTCGACTGCGGCAGCGACGACTGGAGCATGCCGTCTGAGCAGGTTGACGCCTATCTGCGCGCCGCCGGCATTCACTCGGTGGATGCGGCGGTGCTCACCCACTTTCACAAGGACCACGCGAACGGCCTCGATGAGATGATCGAGCTCTACCGGATTCCGGTGGTCTATCTGCCCTATCTGGCGCCGGGAAACAGCTACTATGAGGACATCGCCGCCTCGGCGCAGGCGGTCGGCTGCGAGCTGCGTGTCGTCGAGCAGGACATGAGCGTCACACTCTGGGACGATCTCGTGCTCACGATCTACGCCGACCAGATTGACAGGGACGACGAGAACTCCGGCCTTGTCATTCTCGCCGACTACCACGACTCGGAAATACTGATCACGGGCGATGCCGAGCAGGGAGACGAGCGGGCGCTGGTCGACTTGGGCGCCGCGCTTGACGCGGATGTGATCAAGGTGGGCCACCACGGCTCGAACACCTCGTCGACCGCGGAGTTTCTCATGGAGGTCACGCCGTCAATCGCCCTGATTTCGGTGGGGCCCGACAACAGCTACGGCCACCCGCACGAGGAGGTGCTCGCGCGCTACGGGCGATTTGCAGACGCACTCTACCGCACCGACGAGCAGGGCGATATCACACTCATGACAGCGGGGGACGGCGTCTTTGCCGTCGCCCTGGGAGGAAACTGA
- a CDS encoding coenzyme F420-0:L-glutamate ligase, which produces MSELKANEGKKECMEVDGVSYLRLPIKTCVVTAEHNIVDVAAEYVTPHIEEGDILFISEKSVACSQRRAVPLTDIHPRPLAKFLTKFVYKSPYGIGLGIPETMEMALRECGTMRILFAAFCSAIGKLIGRRGWFYKVAGYRAESIDGPTPYTLPPYNKYVVLGPDKPDEVAKSISQRLGIPVAIVDINDLKGKVLGASGPEVDRELVPKILRDNPLGQSGQQTPMGLIRKAN; this is translated from the coding sequence ATGTCGGAATTAAAAGCCAACGAGGGCAAAAAAGAGTGCATGGAGGTCGACGGCGTCAGCTATCTGCGCCTGCCGATCAAGACCTGTGTTGTGACCGCTGAGCACAACATTGTAGATGTCGCGGCCGAGTATGTCACGCCCCACATCGAAGAGGGGGATATCCTCTTTATCAGCGAAAAATCGGTCGCCTGCTCCCAGAGACGCGCCGTGCCGCTTACAGACATCCACCCGCGGCCGCTTGCGAAGTTTCTGACCAAGTTTGTCTACAAGTCGCCCTACGGCATCGGCCTCGGCATCCCTGAGACGATGGAGATGGCGCTGCGCGAGTGCGGCACGATGCGCATTCTCTTTGCCGCGTTCTGCTCGGCGATCGGCAAGCTCATCGGCCGACGCGGATGGTTTTACAAGGTCGCCGGTTACCGCGCGGAATCGATCGACGGGCCGACCCCCTACACGCTGCCGCCCTACAACAAGTATGTGGTGCTCGGGCCGGATAAGCCGGACGAGGTGGCAAAGTCCATCTCCCAGAGGCTTGGAATTCCAGTGGCGATTGTCGACATCAACGATCTCAAGGGCAAGGTGCTCGGAGCATCGGGGCCGGAGGTCGACCGGGAACTTGTGCCGAAGATCCTGCGCGACAACCCCCTCGGCCAGTCCGGTCAGCAGACGCCGATGGGCCTGATTCGAAAAGCAAACTGA
- a CDS encoding phosphoribosyltransferase family protein has product MSEQRTYHLEVAGLSRELPICRVNDELEIAAFVIFGDVELTVACARELIKKMPEHDIMLTAEAKSIPLIHEMARQMGENQYIIARKMEKLYMRETFVVDVKSITTEKVQHLVIDQHEAELMKGRRVVLVDDVISTGESVKALEELVRRAGGTVVGRLAILAEGEAAERHDIQYLEPLPLFFKNDKGE; this is encoded by the coding sequence ATGAGCGAACAGAGAACCTATCATCTTGAGGTGGCAGGCCTCTCGCGGGAGCTGCCCATCTGCCGGGTGAACGACGAGCTGGAAATTGCGGCTTTCGTCATCTTCGGCGACGTTGAGCTGACCGTGGCCTGCGCGCGTGAGCTGATCAAAAAGATGCCTGAGCACGACATCATGCTCACGGCCGAGGCGAAGAGCATCCCGCTGATTCACGAAATGGCGCGCCAGATGGGCGAGAACCAGTATATTATCGCCCGCAAGATGGAAAAACTGTATATGCGCGAAACCTTTGTGGTGGACGTCAAATCCATCACGACCGAGAAAGTACAGCATCTGGTCATCGACCAGCATGAGGCGGAATTGATGAAAGGCAGGCGTGTGGTGCTCGTCGACGACGTCATCAGCACCGGTGAGTCGGTCAAGGCGCTCGAGGAGCTCGTGCGCCGCGCGGGCGGCACGGTGGTCGGGCGGCTCGCGATTCTCGCCGAGGGCGAGGCGGCCGAGCGCCATGACATCCAGTATCTCGAGCCGCTGCCGCTGTTTTTCAAAAACGATAAAGGAGAATAG
- a CDS encoding histidine triad nucleotide-binding protein translates to MNDCIFCKIIAGEIPSKKVYEDDLIFAFHDINPQTDVHILLVPKTHIASADGVNEDNSAAVARIFEVIPRLADALRVSDNYRIISNCGESVGQTVRHLHFHLLSGAAVSKDRLV, encoded by the coding sequence ATGAACGACTGTATTTTCTGCAAGATCATCGCCGGGGAGATCCCCAGCAAAAAGGTCTATGAGGACGATTTGATTTTCGCATTCCATGACATCAACCCCCAGACGGATGTGCACATTCTGCTGGTGCCGAAGACCCACATCGCGTCGGCTGACGGCGTCAACGAGGACAACAGCGCCGCGGTGGCGCGCATCTTTGAGGTGATTCCCCGGCTTGCGGACGCGCTGCGCGTGAGCGACAATTACCGCATCATCTCCAACTGCGGCGAGAGCGTTGGACAGACGGTGAGACATCTTCACTTCCATCTGCTTTCGGGGGCTGCCGTATCCAAAGACCGACTCGTTTGA
- the alaS gene encoding alanine--tRNA ligase: MEWMGLNEIREKFLSFYESKGHLRLPSFPLVPQNDKSLLLINSGMAPLKPYFTGEVTPPRKRVTTCQKCIRTPDIERVGKTARHGTFFEMLGNFSFGDYFKNEATAWAWEFSTQVMGLPPERIYVSIYEDDDEAFEIWTKKVGIPEDHMVRLGKEDNFWEIGTGPCGPCSELYFDRGPEHGCGKPDCAVGCDCDRFIEFWNLVFTQFDSDGKGNYDRLAHPNIDTGMGLERLACIMQNVDNLFEVDTIQNVLKHAAKMAGVTYKQNEKTDVSLRVITDHIRSTTHMICDGVLPSNEGRGYVLRRLLRRAARHGRLLGIKPGFLSELCDTVINESKDAYPALEEKRGYIKKVIQMEEERFDQTIDQGMSILGELIEGLKRDGKKELPGDEAFKLYDTFGFPIDLTREILEEQGLAADEQGFAQLMEQQRERARSARAGAGEVAWTETVLGKLDRGLKTEFVGYETLENEAKIMALIKDGELVTGVQTDDEVTVITDRTAFYAESGGQVGDTGTLTGAGGEIRVTDCHKTPDGKYLMSGVVTRGSFMDGDTVTCTVDRERREAIMRNHSAAHLLQAALRRVLGEHVEQAGSYVDEHRVRFDFTHFAAVTPQELCEVERLVNIAVMQAIEVTVCETSMAEAKKMGAMALFGEKYGDVVRVVKMGDVSTELCGGTHLANTGKMGLFKILSESSVAAGVRRIEGTTGFGVLQMLEQRERELDEVAAVIKSSATDLVKRAQALVAENKNMHRELEAQAAKRASDAAANLTANAKDIAGLMVIAARLEGAGTDTLRTAGDDLKAKHENVVAVLCGGSGDKLNFCAVCGKQAVERGMNAGAIVREVAKVTGANGGGRPDSAMAGCKDASKVDEALGIVEGLVASTVK, from the coding sequence ATGGAATGGATGGGACTCAACGAGATCCGCGAGAAGTTTCTCAGCTTCTACGAGAGCAAGGGGCATCTGCGCCTGCCGAGCTTTCCGCTCGTGCCGCAGAATGACAAGAGCCTGCTGCTGATCAACTCGGGCATGGCGCCGCTCAAGCCCTATTTTACGGGCGAGGTCACCCCGCCGCGCAAGCGTGTGACCACCTGCCAGAAGTGCATCCGCACGCCCGACATCGAGCGCGTCGGCAAGACGGCCCGCCACGGGACGTTCTTTGAGATGCTCGGCAACTTCTCGTTTGGCGACTATTTCAAAAATGAGGCGACCGCCTGGGCGTGGGAGTTTTCCACCCAGGTGATGGGTCTGCCGCCCGAGCGCATCTATGTTTCGATCTATGAGGATGACGACGAGGCGTTCGAGATCTGGACCAAGAAAGTCGGCATCCCCGAGGATCACATGGTGCGTCTGGGCAAGGAGGACAACTTCTGGGAGATCGGCACCGGCCCCTGCGGCCCCTGCTCGGAGCTCTACTTCGACCGCGGCCCGGAGCACGGCTGCGGCAAGCCCGACTGCGCCGTGGGCTGCGACTGTGACCGCTTCATCGAGTTCTGGAATCTGGTGTTCACCCAGTTTGACAGCGACGGCAAGGGCAACTACGACCGGCTCGCCCACCCGAACATCGACACCGGAATGGGCCTTGAGCGCCTGGCGTGCATCATGCAGAACGTCGACAACCTCTTTGAGGTCGACACCATTCAAAACGTGCTCAAACACGCGGCGAAAATGGCGGGCGTGACCTACAAACAGAATGAGAAGACCGATGTCTCGCTGCGCGTCATCACCGATCACATCCGCTCGACCACCCACATGATCTGCGATGGTGTGCTGCCCTCGAACGAGGGGCGCGGCTATGTGCTGCGGCGGCTGCTGCGCCGCGCGGCGCGCCACGGCCGCCTGCTCGGCATCAAGCCGGGCTTCCTCAGCGAGCTCTGCGACACGGTCATCAATGAGAGCAAGGACGCCTATCCGGCACTTGAGGAGAAGCGCGGTTACATCAAAAAGGTCATCCAGATGGAGGAGGAGCGCTTCGACCAGACCATCGATCAGGGCATGAGCATCCTCGGCGAGCTGATCGAGGGGCTGAAGAGAGACGGAAAAAAGGAGCTGCCGGGCGACGAGGCGTTCAAGCTCTATGACACGTTCGGCTTTCCGATTGACCTGACCCGCGAGATTCTCGAGGAGCAGGGGCTCGCCGCCGATGAGCAGGGCTTCGCACAGCTCATGGAGCAGCAGCGTGAACGCGCGCGCTCGGCGCGCGCCGGCGCCGGCGAGGTCGCCTGGACCGAGACGGTGCTCGGCAAGCTCGACCGCGGGCTCAAGACGGAATTTGTCGGCTATGAGACGCTCGAAAACGAGGCGAAGATCATGGCGCTGATCAAGGACGGTGAGCTTGTCACAGGCGTTCAGACCGACGACGAGGTGACCGTCATCACCGACCGCACGGCGTTTTATGCCGAGAGCGGCGGCCAGGTGGGCGACACCGGAACGCTCACCGGCGCCGGCGGCGAGATTCGTGTGACCGACTGCCACAAGACGCCCGACGGCAAGTATCTGATGAGCGGCGTCGTGACCCGGGGCAGCTTTATGGACGGCGACACGGTCACCTGCACGGTTGACCGCGAGCGCCGTGAGGCCATCATGAGAAACCACAGCGCGGCCCATCTGCTCCAGGCGGCTCTGCGCCGCGTGCTCGGCGAGCATGTCGAGCAGGCGGGCTCCTATGTCGACGAGCACCGTGTGCGCTTTGACTTCACCCACTTCGCGGCCGTCACGCCGCAGGAGCTTTGCGAGGTTGAGCGTCTTGTCAATATCGCGGTCATGCAGGCGATTGAGGTCACGGTCTGTGAGACCAGCATGGCCGAAGCCAAAAAGATGGGCGCGATGGCCCTGTTCGGCGAGAAGTACGGCGACGTGGTGCGCGTGGTCAAGATGGGCGACGTGTCGACCGAGCTCTGCGGCGGCACGCACCTGGCGAACACCGGCAAGATGGGCCTTTTCAAAATACTCTCCGAGTCGTCCGTGGCGGCGGGTGTGCGCCGCATCGAGGGCACGACCGGCTTCGGCGTTCTGCAGATGCTCGAGCAGAGAGAGCGGGAGCTCGACGAGGTTGCCGCCGTGATCAAGTCGTCGGCGACCGATCTTGTCAAGCGCGCGCAGGCGCTTGTGGCTGAGAATAAGAACATGCACCGCGAGCTCGAGGCGCAGGCGGCAAAGCGTGCGAGCGACGCGGCGGCCAATCTGACGGCAAACGCCAAAGACATCGCGGGGCTCATGGTGATCGCGGCCCGCCTCGAGGGAGCGGGAACCGACACGCTGCGCACGGCGGGCGACGATCTCAAGGCAAAGCACGAGAACGTCGTGGCGGTGCTCTGCGGCGGCAGCGGCGACAAGCTCAACTTCTGCGCCGTCTGCGGCAAGCAGGCGGTAGAGCGGGGCATGAACGCGGGCGCGATTGTGCGCGAGGTCGCCAAGGTCACCGGCGCCAACGGCGGCGGCCGGCCGGACAGCGCCATGGCGGGCTGTAAGGATGCATCCAAGGTGGACGAGGCGCTCGGCATCGTCGAGGGGCTTGTCGCCTCCACCGTCAAATAG
- a CDS encoding peptidoglycan D,D-transpeptidase FtsI family protein has protein sequence MYRRSVAIFGTFVVILGILALKVASLAIIGGPEISATAQRQQEAVLTVAKKRGTIYDCNGVALVNNGKSLTAIVEPTFFADRQALYELLRPVALDISDEELLKKVERKSPFTLTVNRRLDEQKGLKIIDTVRRYEGAILAPHILGNVTADGLAGLSGIEKAFDELLADGGEMTASVTLDATGKPLEGLPVSIFSEHYDSKSGVVLTIDSKIQAIAEQAARDHFEKGAIVVAEAKTGKLRAVVSQPGFVLQKMSYYLSSDNGELLNRAFENYNVGSIFKLVVTAAYSEKEGKPYDKSVFCDGGITVGGRRFACHYANGHGWSDLTRGFTKSCNPFFIKMAQDTGYNEIIDMARRLGLDQKIVFADGLSARAGNLPEKSSGAPPALVANTAIGQGEIMASPAGLAQLTQVFANDGYKLPLTLIEGTVDEAGTFTPAEGVRGEQVVRPGTAELVRSLMEQTCQSGTGTTAVPEGSTAGGKTASAETGWREDGEAVIHGLFTGFFPAEDPQYVITVLVENGKSGSVAASPVFREIAEGILALEGGS, from the coding sequence ATGTACCGGCGCAGTGTTGCCATCTTCGGCACCTTTGTGGTGATTCTGGGCATTCTGGCGCTCAAGGTCGCGTCTCTCGCCATCATCGGCGGGCCCGAGATCAGCGCGACCGCCCAGCGGCAGCAGGAGGCGGTGCTCACCGTCGCGAAAAAGCGCGGCACCATCTACGACTGCAACGGCGTGGCGCTCGTCAACAACGGCAAGTCACTCACCGCCATTGTCGAGCCGACCTTTTTTGCCGACCGCCAGGCGCTCTATGAGCTGCTGCGCCCCGTCGCGCTCGACATCAGCGACGAGGAGCTGCTCAAAAAGGTCGAGCGCAAGTCGCCGTTCACACTCACCGTCAACCGCCGCCTTGACGAACAGAAAGGGCTCAAGATCATCGACACCGTGCGCCGCTACGAGGGCGCGATCCTCGCGCCTCACATTCTCGGCAATGTCACGGCAGACGGGCTGGCCGGTCTCTCGGGCATTGAAAAGGCGTTCGACGAGCTGCTCGCCGACGGGGGTGAGATGACGGCGTCCGTCACCCTCGATGCGACAGGAAAACCACTCGAGGGGCTGCCGGTGTCTATCTTCTCCGAGCACTATGACAGCAAGAGCGGCGTCGTGCTCACCATCGACAGTAAAATTCAGGCCATTGCCGAACAGGCTGCGCGCGACCACTTTGAAAAGGGGGCCATTGTGGTGGCCGAGGCCAAGACCGGCAAGCTGCGCGCCGTTGTCAGCCAGCCGGGCTTTGTGCTGCAGAAGATGAGCTACTATCTCAGCTCCGACAACGGGGAGCTTCTCAACCGGGCGTTTGAAAACTACAACGTCGGCTCCATTTTCAAGCTTGTCGTCACAGCGGCCTACAGCGAAAAAGAGGGCAAGCCATACGACAAGTCGGTCTTCTGCGACGGCGGCATCACCGTGGGCGGGCGCCGCTTTGCCTGCCACTATGCAAACGGCCACGGGTGGAGCGATCTGACCCGCGGCTTTACCAAGTCGTGCAATCCCTTTTTCATCAAAATGGCGCAGGACACCGGCTACAACGAGATCATTGACATGGCCCGGCGCCTGGGCCTCGATCAGAAGATCGTCTTTGCCGACGGCCTGTCGGCCCGCGCGGGCAACCTGCCCGAGAAGAGCAGCGGCGCACCGCCGGCACTTGTTGCCAACACCGCCATCGGCCAGGGCGAAATCATGGCGTCGCCCGCAGGGCTTGCGCAGCTGACCCAGGTCTTTGCAAACGATGGCTACAAGCTTCCGCTCACCCTCATTGAGGGCACGGTGGACGAAGCGGGCACGTTCACGCCCGCCGAGGGCGTGCGCGGCGAGCAGGTCGTACGCCCGGGGACGGCGGAGCTTGTGCGCTCGCTGATGGAGCAGACCTGCCAGAGCGGCACAGGTACCACGGCGGTGCCCGAGGGGAGCACAGCCGGCGGCAAGACAGCGAGCGCCGAGACCGGCTGGCGGGAGGACGGCGAGGCCGTTATCCACGGCCTTTTCACCGGCTTTTTTCCGGCTGAAGACCCACAGTATGTCATCACCGTGCTCGTCGAAAATGGCAAGAGCGGCTCGGTTGCCGCGTCGCCCGTGTTCCGCGAGATCGCCGAGGGAATTCTCGCGCTTGAGGGCGGCTCCTGA
- the smpB gene encoding SsrA-binding protein SmpB, translated as MPQKATQNRTIAQNKKAFHDYFVEESFEAGISLAGTEVKSIRAGKVNLKDAYCTVSGGELRVVGMHVSPYEKGNIFNKDPLRERKLLMHKKEIMRLYGCVKQDGMAIIPLSLYFKGSHVKVQVGLCRGKKLHDKRDAIARKDAQREMDRAMKERNR; from the coding sequence ATGCCGCAGAAAGCAACGCAGAATCGCACCATAGCACAGAATAAAAAAGCCTTCCACGACTACTTTGTTGAGGAGAGCTTCGAGGCGGGCATCTCGCTCGCCGGCACCGAGGTCAAGTCCATCCGCGCGGGCAAGGTCAATTTAAAAGACGCCTATTGCACCGTGTCGGGCGGTGAGCTGCGCGTGGTCGGCATGCATGTCTCGCCCTATGAAAAGGGCAACATCTTCAACAAGGATCCCCTGCGCGAGCGAAAGCTCCTGATGCACAAAAAGGAGATCATGCGTCTGTACGGCTGCGTCAAGCAGGACGGCATGGCCATCATCCCGCTGTCTCTGTATTTTAAGGGGTCTCACGTCAAGGTGCAGGTCGGGCTGTGCCGCGGCAAAAAGCTGCACGACAAGCGCGACGCCATCGCCCGAAAGGACGCGCAGCGCGAGATGGACCGCGCCATGAAAGAACGAAACCGGTGA